The proteins below are encoded in one region of Dasypus novemcinctus isolate mDasNov1 chromosome 13, mDasNov1.1.hap2, whole genome shotgun sequence:
- the ZBED6 gene encoding zinc finger BED domain-containing protein 6 has protein sequence MSVCTLSVPVSSLSPRRRCSTLSGPGILGCVPINSSTGEEDVVEGKMVAEGVDKETKLPAKKKRKKGLRMKGKRRRKKLILAKKFSKDLGSGRPVTDAPALLASSVPGQDEESLFESNIEKQIYLPSTRAKTSIVWHFFHVDPQYTWRAICNLCEKSVSRGKPGSHLGTSTLQRHLQARHSPHWTRANKYGVTSGEEDFTFDVPLSPSSPGSSGSFEYISTDPLDDSRMGKKRDKSASDALRAERGRFLIKSNIVKHALIPGTRAKTSAVWNFFYTDPQHISRAVCNICKRSVSRGRPGSHLGTSTLQRHLQATHPIHWAVANKDNGAVGNGLDEVETERNDLLSDSLHGAKSTGRQDLTAEELSDSESDEPPVLEVESRRSESPIPVAEQDNLVHAQEREATYCGNSVSSQISQAIIQMIVEDMHPYNYFSTPAFQRFMQIVAPDYKLPSETYFFTKAVPQLYDWVREKIFLTLENVQSQKIHLTVDIWSHDPSTDYFIVTVHWVSLETTPPPNNGRSPNFRKWAVLCVTGLAKDCLITNILQELNDQIGLWLSPNFLIPRFIVSDNSSNVVHAIKDGGFTHVPCLLHCLNIVIQDFFCEHKSIENMLVAARKTCHRFSHSVKARQILQEFQNDHQLPWKNLKQDETGHWISTFYMLKWLLEHCYSVHHSLGRASGVVLTSLQWTLMTHVCDILKPFEEATQKVSVKTTGLNQVLPLIHHLFLSLQKLREDFQIKGITQALNLVDSLSLKLETDTLLSAMLKSKPCILATLLDPCFKNSLEGFFPQGADLETYKQILAEEVCNYMASSPGVCHIATSEPSGPSAAVGADSFTSPVKEGTSSSGPIDSSAVDSVGIRSKSLVFPSALAVVDEYFKDRYLEISGGDDPLIYWQRKMNIWPALTQVAIQYLSCPICSWQSECIYTTNSHFHPKQIMSLDFDNIEQLMFLKMNLKNVNYDYSTLVLSWDSENEVQSNEKEIP, from the coding sequence ATGAGTGTATGTACCTTAAGTGTGCCAGTTTCCTCACTCTCTCCTAGGAGAAGATGCAGCACTTTAAGTGGTCCTGGGATTCTGGGATGTGTTCCTATTAATTCCAGTACAGGTGAGGAAGATGTGGTAGAGGGAAAGATGGTGGCGGAAGGAGTAGATAAAGAGACAAAGTTGCctgccaaaaagaaaagaaaaaagggtttGCGAATGAAGGGGAAGAGGCGCCGAAAAAAATTGATCCTTGCCAAAAAGTTTAGTAAGGATTTGGGATCTGGGAGGCCTGTTACAGATGCTCCTGCTTTATTAGCTTCCAGTGTTCCGGGGCAAGATGAAGAAAGTCTTTTTGAGAGCAACATAGAAAAGCAGATCTATTTACCTAGTACCAGAGCCAAGACGTCCATTGTGTGGCATTTCTTTCATGTTGACCCCCAGTACACATGGCGGGCTATTTGTAACCTCTGTGAAAAAAGTGTCAGCAGGGGTAAACCAGGGAGCCATCTTGGTACATCCACTCTTCAAAGACATTTGCAGGCAAGGCATTCACCTCACTGGACCAGGGCCAACAAATATGGAGTCACCAGTGGGGAGGAGGATTTTACCTTTGATGTACCTTTATCTCCCTCTTCTCCTGGAAGCAGTGGAAGCTTTGAATACATTTCTACTGATCCATTAGATGACAGTAGAATGGGTAAGAAACGTGATAAATCAGCATCTGATGCCCTGAGGGCAGAAAGAGGGAGATTTCTCATCAAAAGTAACATTGTCAAGCATGCTTTAATTCCTGGAACAAGAGCCAAGACATCTgcagtttggaattttttttatacTGATCCTCAGCACATCTCAAGAGCTGTTTGTAATATATGTAAAAGGAGTGTGAGCAGGGGTAGACCAGGTTCCCACTTAGGAACTTCAACACTTCAAAGACACCTGCAGGCCACGCATCCCATCCATTGGGCTGTTGCTAACAAAGATAATGGTGCTGTTGGAAATGGATTAGATGAGGTTGAGACTGAGAGAAATGATCTCTTAAGTGATTCTCTGCATGGTGCAAAGTCTACAGGCAGGCAAGATTTAACAGCTGAGGAGCTTAGTGACTCTGAATCAGATGAACCTCCTGTGTTAGAGGTTGAAAGTAGGCGATCTGAGAGTCCCATTCCTGTGGCAGAGCAGGACAATCTGGTGCATGCCCAGGAGAGGGAAGCAACATATTGTGGAAATTCTGTCTCAAGTCAAATAAGTCAGGCAATCATTCAAATGATTGTGGAGGATATGCATCCTTACAACTATTTCTCAACCCCAGCCTTTCAGAGATTCATGCAGATTGTGGCCCCTGATTATAAGTTGCCATCAGAGACTTACTTTTTTACTAAGGCTGTACCTCAGTTATATGACTGGGTCAGAGAAAAAATTTTCTTAACTTTGGAGAATGTTCAAAGCCAAAAGATACATCTCACTGTTGACATATGGTCCCATGACCCATCCACTGACTATTTCATTGTTACTGTACACTGGGTCTCTTTGGAAACCACACCTCCTCCCAATAATGGTAGGAGCCCCAATTTTAGAAAGTGGGCAGTGCTTTGTGTAACAGGTTTGGCCAAAGACTGTTTAATAACCAACATTTTACAAGAATTAAATGACCAGATTGGTCTGTGGCTTTCGCCTAATTTCCTCATCCCTAGGTTCATTGTTTCTGACAATTCCTCTAATGTAGTACATGCAATCAAAGATGGCGGTTTTACCCATGTGCCATGCTTACTACATTGTTTAAATATAGTCATTCAGGACTTTTTCTGTGAGCACAAAAGTATTGAGAATATGTTAGTGGCTGCTAGAAAAACCTGTCATCGTTTTAGTCATTCAGTCAAGGCCCGTCAGATATTGCAAGAGTTTCAAAATGATCACCAACTTCCGTGGAAGAATTTGAAGCAGGATGAAACTGGCCATTGGATTTCTACCTTTTATATGTTAAAATGGCTCTTAGAGCATTGCTACTCAGTTCACCATAGTCTTGGCAGAGCCAGTGGTGTTGTGCTCACTTCCCTTCAGTGGACTCTAATGACCCATGTTTGCGATATTCTTAAACCATTTGAGGAGGCCACTCAGAAAGTGAGTGTGAAGACCACAGGATTGAATCAGGTGCTACCCCTCATCCATCATCTATTCCTTTCCCTGCAGAAACTCAGAGAAGATTTTCAAATCAAAGGTATTACTCAGGCCCTTAATCTGGTGGACAGTTTATCTTTGAAACTTGAAACTGACACCCTACTAAGTGCTATGCTCAAATCCAAACCCTGTATCTTGGCTACTTTGTTAGATCCTTGCTTTAAAAACAGTTTGGAAGGCTTTTTTCCTCAAGGTGCTGATTTAGAAACTTATAAGCAGATCCTTGCAGAAGAGGTTTGTAACTATATGGCATCTTCACCAGGCGTATGCCATATTGCAACTTCAGAACCTTCTGGTCCTTCAGCTGCAGTAGGAGCTGATTCATTTACCTCACCTGTAAAAGAAGGCACTTCCAGTTCAGGCCCCATTGATAGCTCAGCTGTAGATAGTGTTGGCATTAGAAGCAAAAGCTTGGTGTTCCCTTCTGCTCTAGCAGTAGTGGATGAATACTTCAAAGATAGGTATTTAGAGATCTCAGGAGGTGATGACCCTTTGATTTACTGGCAGAGGAAGATGAACATATGGCCAGCTTTGACCCAAGTTGCCATACAGTATCTAAGCTGTCCCATTTGTAGTTGGCAATCGGAATGTATCTATACTACAAATAGCCACTTTCATCCAAAACAGATCATGAGCCTGGACTTTGACAATATAGAACAGCTGATGTTTCTGAAAATGAACTTGAAAAATGTCAACTATGATTATTCTACATTGGTTCTGAGCTGGGATTCTGAGAATGAAGTTCAAAGCAACGAAAAAGAAATACCttaa